One window of the Carnobacterium maltaromaticum DSM 20342 genome contains the following:
- the eno gene encoding phosphopyruvate hydratase — translation MPFITDILAREVLDSRGNPTIEVEVYTESGAFGRGMVPSGASTGEHEAVELRDGDKSRYLGKGVLKAVDNVNNIISEAILGFDVRDQMAIDKTMIELDGTPNKGKLGANAILGVSIAVARAAADYLDVPLYQYLGGFNTKVLPTPMMNIINGGSHSDAPIAFQEFMIVPVGAPSFKEALRMGAEVFHALKSILHDRGLETSVGDEGGFAPRFEGTEDAVDTIVQAVEKAGYKIGDDVRLGFDCAASEFYENGVYNYAKFEGEGGAVRTSAEQVAFLEELVNKYPFIITIEDGMDENDWDGWKLLTEALGDKVQLVGDDLFVTNTAKLSEGIEKGIGNSILIKVNQIGTLTETFEAIEMAKEAGYTAVVSHRSGETEDATIADISVATNAGQIKTGSLSRTDRIAKYNQLLRIEDQLGDLAVYRGLGSFYNLKNK, via the coding sequence ATGCCATTTATTACAGATATTTTAGCACGCGAAGTTTTAGACTCACGTGGAAACCCAACAATCGAGGTAGAAGTTTACACAGAAAGCGGAGCATTTGGCCGCGGAATGGTTCCATCTGGAGCTTCAACTGGTGAACACGAAGCTGTTGAATTACGTGACGGAGACAAATCTCGTTACCTTGGTAAAGGAGTTCTTAAAGCAGTTGATAATGTAAATAACATTATCTCTGAAGCTATCTTAGGTTTCGATGTTCGTGACCAAATGGCGATCGATAAAACTATGATCGAATTAGATGGTACTCCTAACAAAGGTAAATTAGGCGCAAACGCGATTCTAGGTGTTTCAATTGCCGTAGCTCGTGCAGCAGCTGACTATTTAGATGTACCTTTATACCAATATTTAGGTGGATTTAATACTAAAGTTTTACCAACTCCAATGATGAACATTATCAATGGCGGATCTCACTCAGATGCTCCAATCGCATTCCAAGAGTTCATGATCGTACCAGTTGGTGCTCCATCATTTAAAGAAGCTTTACGTATGGGTGCAGAAGTATTCCATGCATTAAAATCAATCTTACACGACCGTGGTTTAGAAACTTCAGTTGGTGATGAAGGTGGTTTCGCACCTCGCTTTGAAGGAACTGAAGATGCTGTTGATACAATCGTTCAAGCAGTAGAAAAAGCTGGCTACAAAATCGGTGACGATGTTCGTCTTGGTTTTGACTGTGCTGCTTCAGAATTCTACGAAAATGGTGTTTACAACTATGCTAAATTCGAAGGCGAAGGCGGAGCAGTTCGCACTAGCGCTGAACAAGTAGCATTCTTAGAAGAATTAGTTAACAAGTACCCATTCATCATTACTATCGAAGATGGTATGGATGAAAATGATTGGGATGGTTGGAAACTATTAACAGAAGCTCTTGGCGATAAAGTTCAATTAGTTGGTGACGATCTATTCGTTACAAACACTGCTAAACTTTCTGAAGGTATTGAAAAAGGAATTGGTAACTCAATCCTTATCAAAGTTAACCAAATCGGTACTTTAACTGAAACATTTGAAGCAATCGAAATGGCTAAAGAAGCTGGCTACACTGCGGTAGTTTCTCACCGTTCTGGTGAAACAGAAGATGCAACAATTGCTGACATCTCTGTAGCTACAAATGCTGGACAAATCAAAACTGGTTCATTAAGCCGTACTGACCGTATTGCTAAATACAACCAATTATTAAGAATTGAAGACCAATTAGGTGACTTAGCTGTTTACCGTGGTTTAGGTTCTTTCTACAACTTAAAAAATAAATAA
- the purS gene encoding phosphoribosylformylglycinamidine synthase subunit PurS, with the protein MYLVKVYVMYKQSVLDPQGEAVKGAVHRLGYSEIEDIRIGKYFEIKVAKSETKIETTIEEICDKLLANVVMESYHYEIQEVS; encoded by the coding sequence ATGTATTTGGTTAAAGTTTACGTAATGTATAAGCAATCTGTTTTAGATCCACAAGGTGAGGCTGTTAAAGGGGCAGTTCACAGACTTGGGTATAGTGAAATTGAAGATATTCGAATTGGAAAATATTTTGAAATTAAAGTGGCTAAATCCGAAACTAAAATTGAAACAACGATTGAAGAAATTTGTGATAAATTGTTAGCCAATGTTGTGATGGAAAGTTATCATTATGAAATTCAGGAGGTCAGCTAA
- a CDS encoding phosphoglycerate kinase — translation MAKKVVTDLDLKDKKVLVRADFNVPMKDGVITNDNRIVAALPTIEYILEQNGKVIVFSHLGKVKTEEDKADKTLRPVAERLSELLGKPVTFVPETRGAELEAAIAAMKDGEVVMFENTRFEDIEGKKESKNEPELGKYWASLGDVFVNDAFGTAHRAHASNVGIASNLESAAGFLMEKEIKFIGGVVDAPERPLVAILGGAKVSDKIGVIENLLKVADKVLVGGGMTYTFYAAQGREIGKSLVETDKIDLAKSLLDQANGKLILPVDSVCAKEFSNDVPTETHDDVPADMMGLDVGPKTVELFTKELQGAKTVIWNGPMGVFEMSNFANGTIGVCEAIANLEGATTIIGGGDSAAAAMQLGFADKFTHISTGGGASLEYLEGKVLPGVAAISEK, via the coding sequence ATGGCTAAAAAAGTTGTAACAGATTTAGATTTAAAAGATAAAAAAGTTTTAGTACGTGCTGATTTTAATGTACCAATGAAAGATGGCGTGATTACTAATGACAACCGTATTGTCGCAGCATTGCCAACTATTGAATACATTTTAGAACAAAATGGTAAAGTAATTGTATTTTCTCATTTAGGTAAAGTTAAAACTGAAGAAGATAAGGCGGATAAAACGCTTCGTCCAGTTGCTGAACGTTTGAGCGAATTACTTGGTAAACCAGTTACTTTTGTACCTGAAACTCGTGGAGCTGAACTAGAAGCTGCTATCGCTGCAATGAAAGATGGCGAAGTGGTGATGTTTGAAAATACACGTTTTGAAGATATCGAGGGTAAAAAAGAAAGTAAAAATGAACCAGAACTAGGTAAATACTGGGCTAGCTTAGGTGATGTATTTGTAAATGATGCATTTGGAACTGCTCACCGTGCGCATGCTTCAAACGTTGGAATTGCTTCTAACCTTGAATCTGCTGCTGGTTTCTTAATGGAAAAAGAAATTAAGTTCATCGGTGGTGTCGTTGATGCTCCAGAACGTCCATTAGTTGCTATCTTAGGTGGCGCTAAAGTATCAGATAAAATCGGCGTTATCGAAAACTTGTTAAAAGTTGCAGATAAAGTTCTTGTTGGTGGTGGAATGACTTATACATTCTATGCAGCACAAGGTCGTGAAATTGGGAAATCATTAGTTGAAACGGATAAAATTGATTTAGCTAAAAGTTTGTTAGATCAAGCAAATGGCAAATTAATTTTACCAGTTGACTCAGTTTGCGCAAAAGAATTTAGTAATGATGTACCAACTGAAACTCATGATGATGTTCCAGCTGATATGATGGGTCTTGATGTAGGTCCTAAAACAGTTGAATTATTCACTAAAGAGTTACAAGGTGCTAAAACAGTTATTTGGAATGGTCCAATGGGCGTATTTGAAATGAGCAACTTTGCCAATGGAACAATTGGTGTTTGTGAAGCAATAGCTAACTTAGAAGGTGCTACAACAATTATTGGTGGAGGAGATTCAGCAGCTGCAGCGATGCAATTAGGTTTTGCTGATAAATTCACTCATATTTCAACTGGTGGCGGAGCTTCTCTAGAATATCTAGAAGGTAAAGTGTTACCAGGTGTTGCAGCCATTTCTGAAAAATAA
- a CDS encoding MerR family transcriptional regulator, whose translation MFKIGDFSRLATTSIRMLRYYDKIKLLTPAIIDEATGYRYYTAAQLSQINKIKKLKDMGFSLAIIKELVAIEQDPRQVENYLKTREKELQVELDELNQQQNLLKSSLKLVKEDELEMDYHVSVKLIPARHVISVRRILTSYHEEGQLWKIVGKALNEYQLKPENPSYSLAIFRDEEYKDEDVDVEIQMAISETDPLKTNVFEIKKSPSIKVASVMMNGSYDQLPAVNEAVAKWFEVTGEKLKGPMFNIYHVSPGQDANPVNWVTEVCYPLNKK comes from the coding sequence ATGTTTAAAATTGGAGATTTTTCAAGACTAGCAACAACTAGTATTCGAATGCTACGCTATTATGACAAAATAAAACTTTTAACTCCAGCGATAATTGATGAAGCTACGGGTTATCGTTATTATACGGCTGCACAGCTTAGTCAAATCAATAAAATAAAAAAGTTGAAAGACATGGGTTTTAGTCTAGCAATTATTAAAGAGCTCGTAGCAATTGAACAAGATCCAAGACAAGTTGAAAATTATTTAAAAACTCGTGAAAAGGAATTACAGGTAGAACTAGATGAGCTAAACCAGCAGCAGAATTTATTAAAAAGCTCTTTAAAGCTCGTGAAAGAAGATGAGTTGGAAATGGACTACCATGTTAGTGTGAAGCTTATACCAGCTCGACATGTCATCAGTGTGCGACGGATATTAACTAGTTATCATGAAGAAGGTCAATTATGGAAAATTGTTGGAAAAGCTTTAAATGAGTATCAACTCAAACCAGAAAATCCAAGTTATAGTTTAGCTATTTTCCGTGATGAGGAATATAAAGATGAGGATGTTGATGTAGAAATTCAAATGGCGATTTCAGAAACAGATCCGCTTAAAACAAACGTATTTGAAATTAAAAAATCACCCTCCATCAAGGTGGCGTCTGTGATGATGAATGGAAGCTATGATCAACTACCAGCAGTTAATGAAGCAGTAGCTAAATGGTTTGAAGTCACAGGTGAAAAGTTAAAAGGCCCAATGTTTAATATTTACCACGTTTCTCCAGGGCAAGACGCTAATCCTGTTAACTGGGTAACGGAAGTTTGTTATCCATTAAATAAAAAATAA
- the tpiA gene encoding triose-phosphate isomerase: MRKPIIAGNWKMNKTAAEALAFAEAVKTKIPANSAVDSVIGSPTLFLQELVQAAKGTDLKISAQNCYFEESGAFTGETSPAALNDLGVDYVIIGHSERREYFHETDEDINKKAHAIFKNGMTPIICCGETLEQREAGETNAWVSGQIEGALKGLTAEQVAVSVIAYEPIWAIGTGKSSTSADANDTCGVVRQTVEKLYSKEVAEAVRIQYGGSVKPENIAEYMAQSDIDGALVGGASLEVDSFLALLEAVK, from the coding sequence ATGCGTAAACCAATTATTGCAGGAAACTGGAAAATGAATAAAACAGCAGCTGAAGCATTAGCTTTTGCTGAAGCAGTTAAAACAAAAATTCCAGCTAACTCAGCTGTAGATTCAGTTATTGGATCTCCAACTTTATTTTTACAAGAATTAGTTCAAGCAGCGAAAGGTACTGACTTAAAAATTTCAGCACAAAACTGTTACTTTGAAGAATCAGGTGCTTTCACTGGTGAAACAAGCCCAGCTGCTTTAAATGATTTAGGTGTGGATTACGTTATTATTGGTCATTCTGAACGTCGTGAGTATTTCCACGAAACAGACGAAGATATTAACAAAAAAGCACATGCTATTTTCAAAAACGGTATGACACCAATTATTTGTTGTGGCGAAACGTTAGAACAACGTGAAGCTGGCGAAACAAATGCATGGGTAAGTGGTCAAATTGAAGGAGCTCTTAAAGGCTTAACTGCTGAACAAGTAGCAGTTTCAGTTATTGCTTACGAACCAATTTGGGCAATCGGAACAGGCAAATCATCAACTTCTGCAGATGCAAATGATACTTGTGGAGTTGTTCGTCAAACGGTTGAAAAACTTTATTCTAAGGAAGTAGCTGAAGCAGTTCGTATTCAATACGGCGGTTCTGTGAAACCAGAAAATATTGCTGAATACATGGCTCAATCTGATATTGATGGAGCTCTTGTAGGTGGCGCTAGTCTTGAAGTTGATTCTTTCTTAGCATTATTGGAGGCTGTCAAATAA
- the gap gene encoding type I glyceraldehyde-3-phosphate dehydrogenase: MTVKVGINGFGRIGRLAFRRIQEVEGIEVVAINDLTDSKMLAHLLKYDTTQGRFNGDVEVHDGFFNVNGKEVKVLANRNPEELPWGDLGVEIVLECTGFFTSKEGAEKHLKGGAKRVVISAPGGNDVPTIVYNTNHDILTGEETVISGASCTTNCLAPMADVLNKEFGIAEGLMTTIHAYTGDQMTLDGPHPGGDFRRARAAAENIVPNTTGAAKAIGLVIPELNGKLDGAAQRVPVATGSLTELVTILDKKVTVDEVNAAMKAAANESYGYTADPIVSSDIIGMTYGSLFDETQTKVMSVGDNQLVKTVAWYDNEMSYTAQLVRTLEYFAKLGK, encoded by the coding sequence ATGACAGTAAAAGTAGGTATTAATGGTTTTGGACGTATTGGTCGTCTTGCATTCCGTCGCATTCAAGAAGTAGAAGGTATTGAAGTAGTAGCAATCAATGATTTAACAGATTCAAAAATGTTGGCTCATTTATTAAAATATGATACTACACAAGGCCGTTTCAATGGTGATGTGGAAGTTCATGATGGTTTTTTCAATGTTAATGGTAAAGAAGTTAAAGTATTAGCTAACCGTAACCCAGAGGAATTACCATGGGGCGACTTAGGTGTTGAAATCGTATTAGAATGTACTGGTTTTTTCACTTCTAAAGAAGGCGCTGAAAAACATCTTAAAGGTGGCGCTAAACGTGTTGTAATTTCTGCTCCAGGTGGAAATGACGTTCCAACAATCGTTTACAATACTAACCATGATATCTTAACAGGTGAAGAAACAGTTATCTCTGGTGCTTCATGTACGACTAACTGTTTAGCTCCTATGGCTGACGTATTAAACAAAGAATTTGGTATCGCTGAAGGATTAATGACAACTATCCATGCTTATACAGGAGACCAAATGACTCTTGATGGTCCTCACCCTGGTGGAGATTTCCGTCGTGCTCGTGCTGCAGCTGAAAACATCGTTCCTAATACAACTGGAGCTGCTAAAGCAATTGGTTTAGTAATCCCTGAATTAAATGGTAAATTAGATGGAGCTGCTCAACGTGTTCCTGTAGCAACTGGTTCTTTAACAGAATTGGTAACTATCTTGGACAAAAAAGTAACAGTAGACGAAGTTAATGCAGCAATGAAAGCAGCAGCTAACGAATCTTACGGTTATACTGCAGATCCAATCGTTTCTTCTGATATTATCGGAATGACTTACGGTTCTCTATTCGACGAAACACAAACTAAAGTAATGTCAGTTGGCGATAACCAATTGGTTAAAACTGTTGCTTGGTATGACAATGAAATGTCATACACTGCACAATTAGTTCGTACTTTAGAGTATTTTGCAAAATTAGGTAAATAA
- the purC gene encoding phosphoribosylaminoimidazolesuccinocarboxamide synthase — translation MEKKALIYEGKAKMLFETDHEKHIWVSYLNQATALNGAKKDQISGKGQLNNQITSIIFEKLKKKGIESHFIQQLSATDQLIERVTMFPLEIVIRNVAAGSFSKRLGIVEGTPLTFPILEIYFKEDKLDDPLINDDHVAVLGLAKKDQLVVIKEKAHQINLELLDLFQEIGIRLVDFKLEFGQRDDGTILLADEISPDTCRLWDKETNEHLDKDIYRRDLGDLVPVYEEVLQRLKNKK, via the coding sequence TTGGAGAAAAAAGCTCTTATATACGAAGGAAAAGCAAAAATGTTATTTGAAACGGATCATGAGAAACATATTTGGGTTAGTTATTTAAATCAAGCGACTGCACTAAATGGGGCTAAAAAAGATCAGATTAGTGGGAAAGGTCAACTAAATAATCAAATTACAAGTATCATTTTTGAAAAGTTGAAGAAAAAGGGCATTGAGAGTCATTTCATTCAGCAACTTTCAGCAACAGATCAGTTGATTGAGCGCGTGACCATGTTTCCTTTAGAAATTGTGATTCGAAATGTAGCAGCAGGAAGTTTTTCTAAGCGTTTAGGTATTGTTGAAGGTACTCCACTAACTTTCCCAATTTTGGAAATTTATTTTAAAGAAGATAAGCTAGATGATCCGTTGATTAATGACGACCATGTAGCTGTTTTAGGTTTGGCTAAAAAAGACCAGTTAGTTGTGATTAAAGAAAAAGCACATCAGATTAATCTTGAATTACTTGATTTATTTCAAGAAATTGGGATTCGTTTAGTTGATTTTAAGCTTGAGTTTGGTCAACGAGATGACGGAACAATTTTGTTAGCAGATGAGATTTCACCAGATACCTGCCGGTTATGGGACAAGGAAACAAATGAACATTTAGATAAGGATATTTATCGTCGAGATTTAGGGGATTTGGTTCCCGTTTATGAGGAAGTTTTACAACGTTTAAAAAATAAAAAATAG
- the purQ gene encoding phosphoribosylformylglycinamidine synthase subunit PurQ has translation MKFAVIVFPGSNCDMDMLSAVTDILGEKAEYVQHYETSLAGFDGVLLPGGFSYGDYLRCGAIARFSAIMSEVIRFANEGKPVFGTCNGFQILLEAGLLPGALRRNESLHFVCKTVGLKVVTNKTNFTSEYAKGEVIQIPIAHGEGNYYCDAETLEGLKANNQIIFTYESENPNGSLANIAGITNQAGNVLGMMPHPERAVEELLGSNDGLRFFKSIVANYGKVTNT, from the coding sequence ATGAAGTTTGCTGTCATTGTTTTTCCAGGATCAAATTGTGACATGGATATGCTGTCTGCTGTGACAGATATTCTTGGTGAAAAAGCAGAATATGTTCAGCATTATGAAACAAGCTTAGCTGGTTTTGATGGTGTGCTATTACCAGGTGGATTTTCTTATGGCGACTATTTACGCTGTGGTGCAATTGCTCGATTTTCAGCGATTATGAGTGAAGTTATCCGTTTTGCAAATGAAGGGAAACCTGTCTTTGGAACGTGTAATGGATTTCAAATTTTGTTAGAGGCAGGCTTATTACCGGGTGCGTTACGACGCAATGAATCGTTACATTTTGTCTGCAAAACAGTTGGGTTGAAAGTTGTGACGAATAAAACCAATTTTACATCGGAATATGCAAAAGGCGAAGTTATCCAAATTCCAATTGCTCATGGAGAAGGGAATTATTATTGTGATGCGGAGACGCTAGAAGGGCTAAAAGCGAACAATCAAATTATTTTTACTTACGAATCAGAAAATCCAAATGGTAGTTTAGCAAATATTGCTGGAATTACTAATCAGGCTGGAAATGTTTTAGGAATGATGCCACATCCTGAACGAGCGGTTGAGGAACTATTGGGTTCTAATGATGGATTACGTTTTTTTAAATCAATTGTAGCAAATTACGGAAAGGTGACAAATACATGA
- the gpmI gene encoding 2,3-bisphosphoglycerate-independent phosphoglycerate mutase, protein MSKSPVAIIILDGFGLRNETVGNAVALANKPNFDRYWETYPHGQLKAAGLDVGLPVGQMGNSEVGHTNIGAGRIVYQSLTRIDKAIEEKEFQENEALNNAFTHTKENNSDLHLFGLLSDGGVHSHINHLIALVETAKAKGVKNVYIHAFLDGRDVAPDSGHKYVEALEKALADLHFGEIATVSGRFYAMDRDKRWERVEKAYNAIAHGTGAKFDSAKAAVESSYADGKMDEFVLPTVIGKDGEPVATVKDNDAIIFFNFRPDRAIQLSNAFTDTEWEHFDRGARAENVKFVTMTLYNPSVVAEVAFAPIEMKNVIGEVLSDEGLKQLRIAETEKYPHVTFFMNGGRNEEFPGESRILINSPKVETYDLKPEMSAYEVTDALVADIEADKHDAIILNFANPDMVGHSGMVEPTIKAIEAVDENLGRVVDALIAKGGYAIIFADHGNSETMTTPEGNPHTAHTTVPVPVIVTKKGVSLREGGRLADVAPTMLDLLGVEKPVEMTGESLIQK, encoded by the coding sequence ATGAGTAAATCACCTGTTGCAATCATTATCCTTGATGGATTTGGATTGCGTAATGAAACTGTAGGAAACGCTGTTGCTTTAGCCAATAAGCCAAACTTTGATCGTTATTGGGAAACATACCCACATGGTCAATTGAAAGCTGCTGGTCTTGACGTGGGTCTTCCTGTTGGTCAAATGGGAAACTCAGAAGTTGGACACACAAATATTGGAGCAGGACGAATTGTTTATCAAAGTTTAACGCGTATTGATAAAGCGATTGAAGAAAAAGAATTTCAAGAAAATGAAGCTCTTAACAATGCTTTTACCCATACAAAAGAAAATAACTCTGATTTACACTTATTTGGTCTTTTATCTGATGGTGGGGTTCATAGCCACATCAATCATTTAATTGCTTTAGTTGAAACAGCAAAAGCGAAAGGTGTTAAAAACGTTTATATTCATGCTTTCTTAGATGGTCGTGATGTAGCACCTGATTCAGGACATAAATACGTTGAAGCATTAGAAAAAGCGTTAGCAGATCTTCACTTTGGTGAAATTGCAACGGTTTCTGGTCGTTTTTATGCAATGGATCGCGACAAACGTTGGGAACGTGTTGAAAAAGCATATAATGCCATTGCACACGGAACTGGCGCAAAATTTGACTCAGCTAAAGCTGCAGTTGAATCTAGCTATGCTGATGGAAAAATGGATGAATTTGTTCTTCCAACTGTAATCGGAAAAGATGGAGAACCTGTTGCAACAGTTAAAGATAATGATGCGATTATTTTCTTTAATTTCCGTCCAGATCGTGCTATTCAATTGTCAAATGCGTTTACGGATACTGAATGGGAACATTTTGACCGTGGAGCACGTGCTGAAAATGTTAAATTTGTGACAATGACACTTTACAATCCAAGTGTTGTTGCAGAAGTTGCATTTGCACCAATTGAAATGAAAAATGTGATTGGTGAAGTTCTTTCAGACGAAGGATTAAAACAATTACGTATTGCTGAAACAGAAAAATATCCTCATGTAACGTTCTTTATGAATGGTGGACGTAATGAAGAATTCCCAGGTGAAAGCCGTATTCTAATTAACTCACCAAAAGTAGAAACGTATGACTTAAAGCCTGAAATGAGTGCTTATGAAGTTACGGATGCTTTGGTAGCTGATATTGAAGCAGACAAACATGATGCGATTATTTTAAATTTTGCAAATCCTGATATGGTTGGTCACTCTGGAATGGTTGAACCAACAATCAAGGCGATTGAAGCTGTGGATGAAAATCTTGGTCGTGTAGTAGATGCATTAATTGCTAAAGGCGGTTATGCAATTATTTTTGCCGATCACGGAAATTCTGAAACAATGACGACCCCAGAAGGAAATCCTCATACAGCTCATACGACTGTACCGGTTCCTGTGATCGTTACTAAAAAAGGTGTTAGCTTACGCGAAGGCGGCCGTCTAGCGGATGTAGCACCAACAATGTTAGATTTATTAGGTGTTGAAAAACCAGTTGAAATGACTGGTGAAAGCTTAATTCAAAAATAA
- the tuf gene encoding elongation factor Tu, translating to MSKQHYERTKEHVNIGTIGHVDHGKTTLTAAITSVLAKKGLANPQDYASIDAAPEERERGITINTSHVEYETEKRHYAHIDAPGHADYVKNMITGAAQMDGAILVVSATDGPMPQTREHILLSRQVGVNDLIVFMNKVDLVDDEELLDLVEMEIRELLSEYNYPGDDIPVIRGSALKALEGDEKAEAAILELMDTVDSYIPTPKREMDKPFLMPIEDVFTITGRGTVASGRIDRGVVKVGDEVELVGLFPETKKTVVTGIEMFRKILDVGEAGDNVGILLRGIGREDIERGQVIAKPGSITPHTKFKGEVYILSKEEGGRHTPFFTNYRPQFYFRTTDVTGVIDLPSGTEMVMPGDNVTIDVELIAPIAVEVGTKFSIREGGRTVGAGVITEIEK from the coding sequence ATGTCAAAACAACATTATGAAAGAACAAAAGAACACGTTAATATTGGAACAATTGGGCACGTTGACCACGGGAAAACAACGTTAACCGCAGCAATTACTTCTGTTTTAGCTAAGAAAGGTCTTGCAAATCCCCAAGATTATGCGAGCATTGATGCAGCCCCTGAAGAGCGTGAAAGAGGAATTACAATTAACACGTCTCATGTAGAATATGAAACTGAAAAACGTCATTATGCGCATATTGATGCTCCTGGTCATGCGGATTATGTGAAGAATATGATTACAGGTGCAGCGCAAATGGATGGAGCAATTTTAGTTGTTTCCGCAACAGATGGTCCTATGCCACAAACACGTGAGCACATCTTACTTTCCCGCCAAGTAGGGGTAAATGATTTGATTGTCTTTATGAATAAAGTCGATTTAGTTGACGATGAAGAATTACTTGATTTAGTTGAAATGGAAATTCGTGAGTTACTTTCTGAATATAATTATCCAGGAGATGACATCCCGGTAATTAGAGGTTCTGCTTTGAAAGCACTTGAAGGAGACGAAAAAGCTGAGGCAGCTATTTTAGAGTTGATGGATACGGTTGATAGCTATATTCCAACTCCTAAAAGAGAAATGGATAAACCTTTCTTAATGCCAATTGAAGATGTCTTTACGATTACTGGTCGTGGAACTGTGGCTAGTGGCAGAATTGATCGAGGTGTTGTGAAGGTTGGCGATGAAGTTGAATTAGTTGGTTTGTTCCCTGAAACGAAAAAAACAGTGGTAACGGGTATCGAAATGTTTAGAAAAATTTTGGATGTTGGTGAAGCTGGTGATAACGTTGGAATTCTATTACGTGGAATTGGTCGTGAGGATATTGAACGTGGGCAAGTTATTGCGAAACCAGGTAGTATTACACCTCATACAAAATTCAAAGGTGAGGTCTATATTCTTTCCAAAGAAGAAGGTGGACGTCATACTCCTTTCTTTACTAATTATCGTCCACAATTTTATTTTAGAACCACTGATGTGACAGGGGTTATTGACTTGCCAAGTGGTACTGAAATGGTTATGCCCGGCGATAATGTCACCATTGATGTTGAATTGATTGCACCAATTGCTGTTGAAGTTGGAACAAAATTCTCCATTCGTGAAGGTGGTAGAACAGTTGGTGCCGGAGTGATAACTGAAATCGAAAAATAA
- a CDS encoding VOC family protein, whose amino-acid sequence MSKKMLHTCVRVQNLEKSMDFYTKALNLKEMRRKDFPDYQFTLVYLAFEKGGYELELTYNYDQAEPYEIGNGYGHIAIGVDDLKATHVAHKSANYEVTDLKGLPGSEPSYYFIQDPDGYKIEVIQN is encoded by the coding sequence ATGTCAAAAAAAATGTTACACACCTGTGTCCGTGTCCAAAATCTAGAAAAATCAATGGACTTCTATACTAAAGCTTTAAACTTAAAAGAAATGCGTCGTAAAGATTTTCCGGATTATCAATTTACTTTAGTCTACCTAGCCTTTGAAAAAGGCGGTTATGAATTAGAATTAACATACAATTATGATCAAGCTGAACCTTATGAAATTGGAAATGGTTATGGTCATATCGCTATTGGGGTGGATGATTTAAAAGCAACTCACGTTGCTCATAAATCTGCTAACTATGAAGTAACTGATTTAAAAGGCCTTCCTGGATCAGAGCCAAGTTATTACTTTATCCAAGATCCTGATGGATATAAAATTGAAGTCATTCAAAACTAA
- a CDS encoding GyrI-like domain-containing protein: MKYEWRKKDKLIYIPKAIPTQITLPSYNYLTIEGKGNPNSAEFQEVVGALYAYSYAIRMLPKKGIIPEGYFEYTVFPLEGFWTSEEKPKPGEAVDKDTLIYQLMIRQPDFVSKELVASLNEQVAKKIGVELAEQVQFQQIEEGQVLQMLHVGSYDTESITFAEMEAYCEENKLEKIGKWHKEIYLSDPRKVIPDKQKTTLRFPIRPI, translated from the coding sequence ATGAAATATGAGTGGCGGAAAAAAGATAAGTTAATTTATATTCCAAAAGCTATTCCAACACAAATAACGTTACCCAGTTATAACTATTTGACAATTGAAGGAAAAGGTAATCCTAATTCAGCTGAATTTCAAGAGGTAGTTGGAGCGTTATATGCTTATTCTTATGCAATTAGAATGTTGCCTAAAAAAGGAATTATACCTGAGGGGTACTTTGAATACACTGTTTTCCCATTAGAAGGTTTTTGGACGTCAGAGGAAAAACCTAAGCCAGGGGAAGCAGTAGATAAGGATACACTGATTTATCAATTAATGATTCGCCAACCCGATTTTGTATCCAAAGAATTAGTGGCTAGTTTGAACGAACAAGTTGCTAAAAAAATTGGTGTAGAACTAGCAGAACAAGTTCAATTTCAGCAAATTGAAGAAGGGCAAGTCTTGCAAATGTTACATGTAGGGAGTTATGATACTGAGTCTATAACTTTTGCTGAGATGGAAGCCTATTGTGAGGAGAATAAGCTAGAAAAGATTGGTAAATGGCATAAAGAAATTTATCTTTCTGATCCTCGAAAGGTAATTCCAGATAAACAAAAGACAACTTTACGTTTTCCAATTAGACCCATTTAA